A single Oncorhynchus nerka isolate Pitt River linkage group LG10, Oner_Uvic_2.0, whole genome shotgun sequence DNA region contains:
- the LOC115135531 gene encoding palmitoyl-protein thioesterase ABHD10, mitochondrial-like, producing MASPLARHFSRIFQLTLHVQRKPVTFSGVRHKSSTVQYAARPDLPKLAYRKVKGKSPGVVFLPGFASNMGGKKAEALEEFCQSLGHSYLRFDYTGCGSSEGEMVDGTVGTWKRDVLYVLDELVEGPQILVGSSMGGWLMCLAAIARPERTAAMVGISTAADHFVTVFNTLPIEARKEIEEKGQWVVPTKHNEEGSITFTTEFLKEAEQHCVLQSPIPVTCPVRLIHGMKDQDVPWHISMQLAERVLSNDVDVILRKHGQHRMAEKEDIKLIVYTIDDLIDKLTTLV from the exons ATGGCGTCTCCACTAGCAAGGCATTTCAGCAGGATTTTCCAATTAACGTTACATGTCCAAAGAAAACCTGTTACGTTTTCCG GAGTGAGACACAAGTCGTCTACAGTGCAGTATGCAGCACGCCCTGACCTGCCGAAGCTGGCTTATAGAAAAGTGAAGGGGAAGAGCCCAGGTGTAGTCTTCTTGCCAGGGTTTGCCTCTAACATGGGGGGAAAGAAAGCAGAAGCCCTTGAGGAGTTCTGCCAATCACTAGGCCACTCTTACCTAAG GTTTGACTATACAGGCTGTGGGTCATCTGAAGGTGAGATGGTAGACGGCACTGTCGGCACCTGGAAGAGGGATGTTCTATATGTATTGGACGAGCTTGTGGAGGGGCCACAA ATTCTGGTTGGCTCTAGTATGGGCGGCTGGCTGATGTGCCTGGCAGCCATAGCTCGTCCAGAAAGAACTGCGGCCATGGTTGGCATCTCTACAGCAGCTGACCACTTTGTAACTGTCTTCAATACACTTCCTATTGAG GCGAGGAAGGAGATTGAAGAGAAGGGGCAGTGGGTGGTTCCTACCAAACACAACGAGGAGGGCTCCATCACGTTCACCACAGAGTTCCTGAAGGAGGCAGAGCAGCACTGTGTTCTGCAGAGCCCCATTCCAGTGACCTGCCCGGTGAGGCTCATCCATGGGATGAAGGACCAGGATGTGCCCTGGCACATCTCCATGCAGCTAGCCGAGCGTGTGCTGAGCAACGACGTTGACGTCATCTTGCGCAAGCATGGCCAGCACCGCATGGCTGAAAAGGAGGACATCAAgctcatagtctacaccatcgATGACCTAATAGACAAGCTGACCACTTTGGTTTGA